Proteins encoded by one window of Bubalus kerabau isolate K-KA32 ecotype Philippines breed swamp buffalo chromosome 22, PCC_UOA_SB_1v2, whole genome shotgun sequence:
- the CSTF2T gene encoding cleavage stimulation factor subunit 2 tau variant isoform X2: protein MSSLAVRDPAMDRSLRSVFVGNIPYEATEEQLKDIFSEVGSVVSFRLVYDRETGKPKGYGFCEYQDQETALSAMRNLNGREFSGRALRVDNAASEKNKEELKSLGPAAPIIDSPYGDPIDPEDAPESITRAVASLPPEQMFELMKQMKLCVQNSHQEARNMLLQNPQLAYALLQAQVVMRIMDPEIALKILHRKIHVTPLIPGKSQSVSGPGPGLCPGPNVLLNQQNPPAPQPQHLARRPVKDIPPLMQTPIQGGIPPQGPMPAAVPGPGSLTPGGTMQPQVGMPGVGPVPLERGQVQISDPRAPMPRGPMTAGGLPPRGLLGDAPNDPRGGTLLSVTGEVEPRGYLGPPHQGPPMHHAAGHDSRGPSSHEMRGGPLADPRMLMSEPRGPMIDQRGLPMDGRGSRDSRGMETRAMETEVLETRVMERRGMETCAMETRGMEARGMDARGMEMRGPGPSSRGPMTGGIQGPGPINMGAGGPQGPRQVPSISGVGNPGPGMQGADDTFIEGNGSRVLQNESPIDRFLASFASPVCFWEHSMLSSLELLSICSMGCCLV, encoded by the coding sequence ATGTCGAGTTTGGCGGTGAGAGACCCGGCAATGGATCGGTCACTGCGTTCCGTGTTCGTGGGGAACATTCCGTATGAGGCGACTGAGGAGCAGTTAAAGGACATTTTCTCGGAGGTTGGTTCTGTTGTGAGTTTCCGGCTGGTATACGATAGAGAGACGGGCAAACCTAAGGGTTATGGCTTCTGCGAGTACCAAGACCAGGAGACCGCACTTAGTGCCATGCGGAACCTTAATGGGCGGGAGTTCAGCGGGAGAGCGCTTCGGGTGGACAATGCTGCCAGTGAAAAGAACaaggaggagctaaagagcctagGGCCTGCAGCGCCTATCATTGACTCACCCTACGGGGACCCTATCGATCCAGAAGATGCTCCTGAGTCGATTACCAGAGCAGTCGCTAGTCTTCCCCCGGAGCAAATGTTTGAGCTGATGAAGCAGATGAAACTCTGTGTCCAAAACAGCCACCAGGAAGCTCGAAATATGTTACTTCAAAACCCACAGCTGGCTTACGCGCTGTTGCAGGCACAAGTAGTGATGAGAATCATGGATCCAGAGATTGCTCTGAAAATTTTGCATCGCAAAATTCATGTCACACCACTCATCCCAGGGAAATCTCAATCCGTTTctggccctggccctgggctCTGTCCTGGACCTAACGTTCTGCTAAACCAGCAGAACCCCCCGGCCCCTCAGCCTCAACATTTGGCCAGAAGACCTGTGAAAGACATCCCTCCTCTGATGCAGACCCCTATCCAAGGTGGAATTCCACCCCAAGGCCCAATGCCAGCCGCAGTTCCTGGCCCTGGCTCCTTAACTCCTGGCGGAACAATGCAGCCCCAAGTTGGAATGCCAGGGGTTGGTCCCGTGCCCTTAGAGCGGGGGCAGGTGCAGATATCTGATCCCAGAGCTCCTATGCCTCGTGGGCCTATGACTGCTGGTGGCCTGCCTCCTCGAGGACTGTTAGGGGATGCTCCAAATGACCCACGTGGAGGGACTTTGCTTTCAGTCACCGGAGAAGTGGAGCCCAGAGGCTATCTTGGCCCACCACATCAGGGTCCTCCAATGCACCATGCCGCTGGTCATGACAGCCGGGGCCCTTCCTCACATGAGATGAGGGGAGGGCCCTTAGCAGATCCTAGAATGCTCATGAGTGAGCCCAGAGGACCTATGATAGACCAAAGGGGGCTACCTATGGATGGCAGAGGCAGCAGAGACTCTCGAGGGATGGAGACTCGAGCCATGGAAACAGAGGTCTTGGAGACACGAGTGATGGAGAGAAGAGGAATGGAGACCTGTGCAATGGAAACCAGAGGAATGGAAGCGAGAGGCATGGATGCAAGAGGAATGGAGATGAGGGGCCCTGGCCCCAGTTCGAGAGGCCCTATGACTGGGGGAATTCAGGGTCCTGGTCCTATTAATATGGGGGCAGGTGGTCCTCAGGGACCCAGACAGGTTCCCAGCATTTCAGGGGTGGGAAACCCTGGACCTGGCATGCAGGGGGCAG
- the CSTF2T gene encoding cleavage stimulation factor subunit 2 tau variant isoform X1: MSSLAVRDPAMDRSLRSVFVGNIPYEATEEQLKDIFSEVGSVVSFRLVYDRETGKPKGYGFCEYQDQETALSAMRNLNGREFSGRALRVDNAASEKNKEELKSLGPAAPIIDSPYGDPIDPEDAPESITRAVASLPPEQMFELMKQMKLCVQNSHQEARNMLLQNPQLAYALLQAQVVMRIMDPEIALKILHRKIHVTPLIPGKSQSVSGPGPGLCPGPNVLLNQQNPPAPQPQHLARRPVKDIPPLMQTPIQGGIPPQGPMPAAVPGPGSLTPGGTMQPQVGMPGVGPVPLERGQVQISDPRAPMPRGPMTAGGLPPRGLLGDAPNDPRGGTLLSVTGEVEPRGYLGPPHQGPPMHHAAGHDSRGPSSHEMRGGPLADPRMLMSEPRGPMIDQRGLPMDGRGSRDSRGMETRAMETEVLETRVMERRGMETCAMETRGMEARGMDARGMEMRGPGPSSRGPMTGGIQGPGPINMGAGGPQGPRQVPSISGVGNPGPGMQGAGMQGGGMQGAGMQGGGMQGAGMQGGGMQGAGMQGAGMQGAGMQGAGMQGAGMQGAGMQGAGMQGAGKQGGGQPSSFSPGQSQVTPQDQEKAALIMQVLQLTADQIAMLPPEQRQSILILKEQIQKSTGTS; encoded by the coding sequence ATGTCGAGTTTGGCGGTGAGAGACCCGGCAATGGATCGGTCACTGCGTTCCGTGTTCGTGGGGAACATTCCGTATGAGGCGACTGAGGAGCAGTTAAAGGACATTTTCTCGGAGGTTGGTTCTGTTGTGAGTTTCCGGCTGGTATACGATAGAGAGACGGGCAAACCTAAGGGTTATGGCTTCTGCGAGTACCAAGACCAGGAGACCGCACTTAGTGCCATGCGGAACCTTAATGGGCGGGAGTTCAGCGGGAGAGCGCTTCGGGTGGACAATGCTGCCAGTGAAAAGAACaaggaggagctaaagagcctagGGCCTGCAGCGCCTATCATTGACTCACCCTACGGGGACCCTATCGATCCAGAAGATGCTCCTGAGTCGATTACCAGAGCAGTCGCTAGTCTTCCCCCGGAGCAAATGTTTGAGCTGATGAAGCAGATGAAACTCTGTGTCCAAAACAGCCACCAGGAAGCTCGAAATATGTTACTTCAAAACCCACAGCTGGCTTACGCGCTGTTGCAGGCACAAGTAGTGATGAGAATCATGGATCCAGAGATTGCTCTGAAAATTTTGCATCGCAAAATTCATGTCACACCACTCATCCCAGGGAAATCTCAATCCGTTTctggccctggccctgggctCTGTCCTGGACCTAACGTTCTGCTAAACCAGCAGAACCCCCCGGCCCCTCAGCCTCAACATTTGGCCAGAAGACCTGTGAAAGACATCCCTCCTCTGATGCAGACCCCTATCCAAGGTGGAATTCCACCCCAAGGCCCAATGCCAGCCGCAGTTCCTGGCCCTGGCTCCTTAACTCCTGGCGGAACAATGCAGCCCCAAGTTGGAATGCCAGGGGTTGGTCCCGTGCCCTTAGAGCGGGGGCAGGTGCAGATATCTGATCCCAGAGCTCCTATGCCTCGTGGGCCTATGACTGCTGGTGGCCTGCCTCCTCGAGGACTGTTAGGGGATGCTCCAAATGACCCACGTGGAGGGACTTTGCTTTCAGTCACCGGAGAAGTGGAGCCCAGAGGCTATCTTGGCCCACCACATCAGGGTCCTCCAATGCACCATGCCGCTGGTCATGACAGCCGGGGCCCTTCCTCACATGAGATGAGGGGAGGGCCCTTAGCAGATCCTAGAATGCTCATGAGTGAGCCCAGAGGACCTATGATAGACCAAAGGGGGCTACCTATGGATGGCAGAGGCAGCAGAGACTCTCGAGGGATGGAGACTCGAGCCATGGAAACAGAGGTCTTGGAGACACGAGTGATGGAGAGAAGAGGAATGGAGACCTGTGCAATGGAAACCAGAGGAATGGAAGCGAGAGGCATGGATGCAAGAGGAATGGAGATGAGGGGCCCTGGCCCCAGTTCGAGAGGCCCTATGACTGGGGGAATTCAGGGTCCTGGTCCTATTAATATGGGGGCAGGTGGTCCTCAGGGACCCAGACAGGTTCCCAGCATTTCAGGGGTGGGAAACCCTGGACCTGGCATGCAGGGGGCAGGTATGCAAGGAGGTGGCATGCAGGGGGCGGGCATGCAAGGAGGTGGCATGCAGGGGGCGGGCATGCAAGGAGGTGGCATGCAGGGGGCGGGCATGCAAGGAGCTGGCATGCAGGGGGCGGGCATGCAAGGAGCTGGCATGCAGGGGGCGGGCATGCAAGGAGCTGGCATGCAGGGGGCGGGCATGCAAGGAGCTGGCAAGCAAGGTGGAGGCCAGCCTAGCAGTTTTAGTCCTGGGCAGAGCCAAGTAACCCCCCAGGATCAAGAAAAGGCAGCTTTGATCATGCAGGTTCTTCAGCTGACTGCAGATCAGATTGCCATGCTGCCTCCTGAGCAAAGGCAGAGTATCTTGATTTTAAAGGAACAAATCCAGAAATCTACTGGAACTTCTTGA
- the CSTF2T gene encoding cleavage stimulation factor subunit 2 tau variant isoform X3, with protein MSSLAVRDPAMDRSLRSVFVGNIPYEATEEQLKDIFSEVGSVVSFRLVYDRETGKPKGYGFCEYQDQETALSAMRNLNGREFSGRALRVDNAASEKNKEELKSLGPAAPIIDSPYGDPIDPEDAPESITRAVASLPPEQMFELMKQMKLCVQNSHQEARNMLLQNPQLAYALLQAQVVMRIMDPEIALKILHRKIHVTPLIPGKSQSVSGPGPGLCPGPNVLLNQQNPPAPQPQHLARRPVKDIPPLMQTPIQGGIPPQGPMPAAVPGPGSLTPGGTMQPQVGMPGVGPVPLERGQVQISDPRAPMPRGPMTAGGLPPRGLLGDAPNDPRGGTLLSVTGEVEPRGYLGPPHQGPPMHHAAGHDSRGPSSHEMRGGPLADPRMLMSEPRGPMIDQRGLPMDGRGSRDSRGMETRAMETEVLETRVMERRGMETCAMETRGMEARGMDARGMEMRGPGPSSRGPMTGGIQGPGPINMGAGGPQGPRQVPSISGVGNPGPGMQGADDTFIEGNGSRVLQNESPIDRFLASFASPVCFWEHSMLRSTMLSEMMK; from the coding sequence ATGTCGAGTTTGGCGGTGAGAGACCCGGCAATGGATCGGTCACTGCGTTCCGTGTTCGTGGGGAACATTCCGTATGAGGCGACTGAGGAGCAGTTAAAGGACATTTTCTCGGAGGTTGGTTCTGTTGTGAGTTTCCGGCTGGTATACGATAGAGAGACGGGCAAACCTAAGGGTTATGGCTTCTGCGAGTACCAAGACCAGGAGACCGCACTTAGTGCCATGCGGAACCTTAATGGGCGGGAGTTCAGCGGGAGAGCGCTTCGGGTGGACAATGCTGCCAGTGAAAAGAACaaggaggagctaaagagcctagGGCCTGCAGCGCCTATCATTGACTCACCCTACGGGGACCCTATCGATCCAGAAGATGCTCCTGAGTCGATTACCAGAGCAGTCGCTAGTCTTCCCCCGGAGCAAATGTTTGAGCTGATGAAGCAGATGAAACTCTGTGTCCAAAACAGCCACCAGGAAGCTCGAAATATGTTACTTCAAAACCCACAGCTGGCTTACGCGCTGTTGCAGGCACAAGTAGTGATGAGAATCATGGATCCAGAGATTGCTCTGAAAATTTTGCATCGCAAAATTCATGTCACACCACTCATCCCAGGGAAATCTCAATCCGTTTctggccctggccctgggctCTGTCCTGGACCTAACGTTCTGCTAAACCAGCAGAACCCCCCGGCCCCTCAGCCTCAACATTTGGCCAGAAGACCTGTGAAAGACATCCCTCCTCTGATGCAGACCCCTATCCAAGGTGGAATTCCACCCCAAGGCCCAATGCCAGCCGCAGTTCCTGGCCCTGGCTCCTTAACTCCTGGCGGAACAATGCAGCCCCAAGTTGGAATGCCAGGGGTTGGTCCCGTGCCCTTAGAGCGGGGGCAGGTGCAGATATCTGATCCCAGAGCTCCTATGCCTCGTGGGCCTATGACTGCTGGTGGCCTGCCTCCTCGAGGACTGTTAGGGGATGCTCCAAATGACCCACGTGGAGGGACTTTGCTTTCAGTCACCGGAGAAGTGGAGCCCAGAGGCTATCTTGGCCCACCACATCAGGGTCCTCCAATGCACCATGCCGCTGGTCATGACAGCCGGGGCCCTTCCTCACATGAGATGAGGGGAGGGCCCTTAGCAGATCCTAGAATGCTCATGAGTGAGCCCAGAGGACCTATGATAGACCAAAGGGGGCTACCTATGGATGGCAGAGGCAGCAGAGACTCTCGAGGGATGGAGACTCGAGCCATGGAAACAGAGGTCTTGGAGACACGAGTGATGGAGAGAAGAGGAATGGAGACCTGTGCAATGGAAACCAGAGGAATGGAAGCGAGAGGCATGGATGCAAGAGGAATGGAGATGAGGGGCCCTGGCCCCAGTTCGAGAGGCCCTATGACTGGGGGAATTCAGGGTCCTGGTCCTATTAATATGGGGGCAGGTGGTCCTCAGGGACCCAGACAGGTTCCCAGCATTTCAGGGGTGGGAAACCCTGGACCTGGCATGCAGGGGGCAG